Part of the Nicotiana sylvestris chromosome 5, ASM39365v2, whole genome shotgun sequence genome is shown below.
TAACACAACACATGTAAATTCATAGGGATTATTTAAGGCAAAAATCCCATGGTACATGATTTGTGAAAAATAAGGCAAGTagatcaatcaaacagccagcaATTTATTCGAATGAACTTAGTCAGAAAAAGGTTGAGGAAAAGTTCAATTGAAAAATCAGTAACAAATCAATCGAACCTTGTTAAAAGGAGATTGGAATCAATTACACGTTGGCAAAAGGCCTTTTGAAAGAGAGTTTATCCTATATAAAGCATACAAACATGTGAAAAGAGAGAGACTAGTATAGGAAAATTCAGAGTCATAACAAAGAGGGTCAAGCAAAGGTCCAGTAAAGGCAAACAAGAGGCTTAGTAAGAAAATAGCGAAGGAACACATAGGATAGACATGTAAAAGTATGTTGTAGGAACTAGTAGAAGAGATAACAGAGCACAAGTAGAAGAACATGCATAATAACGGCAAAATCATAAGAACATAAGAGAAGACATGCGAGGAAAGGATACAAAACATAAGCGAGAACTCATGAAACATGGCATAAACaaacagattcacacaaagaaagaagaaaaaataagaaacGGAAATCGTTTTTAAGATTTTgaaaaaccctaaattgaacagactaattttgaaaagagaaatttggggaaaagctTTGAAACTTCGAGTATAACATCAAATctatcacagatctaagaaaacaaaagaaagaaagaacctcGAACAGCTTTTAGGGTTTCTCAAAACCCTAGAAACGAGAAGGCTTGGGAAGGATCTGGCCTGGAGTAGATCTGAGCCTTATCTAGGCTCTTGAGGCTCGAACACGTCGGAACGGAGCCGGAGAAGCCACAGGAACACAAATCGGCGGAGGATCTGAATAGGCCTCGTTGAGGTCGAACCTCTAAATCTCGAACAACCATAATTTGGGGGTGAAGGGAGGTGAGCATAGttcgtccatggcctgagaagccatggactccggcgAGAATTGGTCGGAGAAGACGAGGGAGGCGATTATGGTTTTGAGTGttagagagcatttgagagaaagGGAGTGTTTGAGGGCGGCGgttgaagagaaatgagagatagGGTTAGGTCgtttgaaattaaaaaggaaaggagggatgtgggccgttgatcaaaatgatcaactgcCAGGATCTGAAGATACAAACGTGCGGGTCGGACAAGACGGGTAAAAAAAACAAATTGGGTCACCGATTTGGGGCCTGATTTGAGGTCAATTGGGGGGTCaagataggctataattgaaagaaattgaggccatgattgtagccagttttcccttttgattttataaaaatagttaaagATGTATTAAAACCAAATTGAAGGCACTGCATCaactaataatatataaatattaattcaaaaatattgggatcaattttgtaattataaaatgctattaaatcttaaagaggctagtattgcaattatatgcaatttagttttaaaaataccaaacgaatttgtaaaaatatgcaaaaatcatgccgactatattttgatgtaaatatgagaatgaaataaattattatCCAAAATGGCAtgctttgggaataattatgggattttatggtgtaaaaataggccataaattggtttaaaatcgttaaaaatgccaaaaccctttggggctttttatatatgcacatatatgtcattttgaaaatatgtagggaaaaattgggtatcaacagctgcccctctttacccgaggaggatgaaagagttgtcgggtaaagacaagatggccaattttgaccggatcggTGATTGAAAAGAATTTTGACCGAGATCTGGTTTTTGagccgcctacatatccttggtcttacaggaatcaggccacatgtagttcaggaaccattgacggaatgTGTCGATGGAGATTCGAAAAGACGGACACAATGGTTAAGTTTGAAAAGGCATTTGGAATCAGATAGGTTGAGGaaaactggagcgggatcgcttctGTTGAGACGGTCGTTCGCTAGCCGGTGTACCTGTAGATGAGCAGATGCACATATTGTGtgtaatttaaacatgatgcaaattcccgttggaccatgaatgctgtttttggacggttaggatgacgtcctcagactatgatgtcctgggccatggagagcataaaataaagattcgcaggccatgaaatggtgttctcaggctatgcagatggtgcctccgaactatgacacctttgaataagttggcgatatttcagcccatgagaatgtggcaatctttcagccgaatgaatgcaaagagtggcgatttttcagccaagGCGTGAATTTGAATGCAGGTGGAGATATTTCAGCCAAAGCGAGAATTtaaataaagtggcaatattttagccatgcaggatggagacagagcttagtctcgaaaggcagatagatgGCCTTATGCAatatgaaggtagagcttaacctcgaaaagcagagaatagccttatgtaaaatatagatggagacagagcttagtctcggaaggcagatagatagccttatgcaatatggaggtaaagcttaacctcgaaaggcagagaatagccttatgcaaaaatacagatggagacagagcttagtctcgaaaggcagatagatatccttatgcaatatggaggtagagcttaacctcggaaggcagagagtagccttatgcaaaatgcggatggagacagagcttagtctcggaggcagatagatagccttatgcaatatggaggtagagcttaacctcgaaaggcagagaatagccttatgcaaaatgcagatggagacagagcttagtctcgaaaggcagatagatagccttatgcaatatggaggtagagcttaacctcgaaaggcagagaatagccttatgcaaaatatagatggagacagagcttagtctcggaaggcagatagatagccttatgcaatatggaggtagagcttaacctcgaaaggcagagaatagccttatgcaaaaatacagatggagacagagcttagtctcgaaaggcagatagatagccttatgcaatatggaggtagagcttaacctcggaaggcagagagtagccttatgcgaaatgcggatggagacagagcttagtctcggaaggcagatagatagccttatgcaatatggaggtagagcttaacctcggaaggcagaaaagtagccttatgcaaaatgcagatggagacagagcttagtctcgaaaggcagataagtactcttatgcaagaatgcagatggagatagagcttagtctcgaaaggcagaaagtagccttatgcagtgcaggaatgtaaatgagcaaatagtagtaattttcttagctgataggcggttgcgatatcatgactgctggggaatgttgggtgtagatagtagacctttgtgagTTGAGTGATTGTTTCGAGGGTTTCGACTTTGAAGAGTGAATGCGTTTTGCATTGCGATCtgagttcctgcatccaaagaaaaatcgtgagttctgtagaggggaaaggttagtttgtatccctTGGCTACTGAcgttacgtatcattggggtagcattgctaaacgacGATGATTCAAATGATGTTTATGCATGATTCAGTAAATgtaatgtaagtatatatatattttgaaaaaaaatgattttattttgatgaaccaacaactgcaacgtggttcaagacacgacaaccttgcttgctccgaaattttgagggtcctcctcaaaattttgccccagttcactgggctggcgctgctgacggctgtgctgaataactgaaagcggatcgattccagaattttgagggtcctcctcaaaattctgccccagtttactgggttgttgttgatGCGAAAGCCGACAAactaacttcggaattttgaagatcctcctcaaaattctgccctagttccaCTAGcagggaaaatggaatttttattaaaatgtgaccaaacccatagggctgcctacgtatcccctcttaaatgggaatcaggtcaggcgtagttcaaattacatcataaagaaaagcatacgatcaaatgtagtatctctttactgcgtctgagctgatcggcttcggccagacttctccgtccatttctacaagaataagggctcctacAGTTAggactcggtgaaccatgtatggaccctgccaattgggagagaatttccctttggcttcgtcttgatatggaaatatcttcttcaacaccaatTGTCCtagtgtaaacttccttggtttaactctcttgttgaaggctctggacattctgttctggtataaCTGACTGTGaaaaactgcattcatcctctttccatctatgagggctaactgctcgtagtgaccttttacccattctacgTCATCTaactcggcttcttgtatgatccttaatgatggaatttctacctcagcgggaatgaccgcctctgtaccataaaccattatgtagggagttgccccggttgatgtgcggactgtggtacgataacccaataaggcaaatgacaacttctcatgccattgtttgtgcctctcgatcatcttccttggtatcttcttgatgtttttgttggccgcttctacggctccattcatctgcggTCTATAAGTCGTAGAGTTCTTGTGTATgatcttgaaagtctcacacattGTTTTCATCAGGTCGCTATTAAGATTGGAACCGTTgtcggtgatgattgactctggaattccgaaccgacaaacaatacggtcgcggacgaaatctgctACCACCTACTTGGTaactgctttgtatgatgctgcttcaacccatttagtaaaataattaatTGCTACCAACAGTCCGCACTGATGTAGAATTTCAAACGACGGATCCTCTCAGATTTCCCATTTTgcccccaaataattgatttcccggactggactagcgcgggagcgcatgactaGCGCACATCCCACGCATATCgagtttctttctgtccaaatcactgaactagcgtgggagcgcatgaccagcgcatgacccgcgctagtggggttttctcttgttaagatgttgctgctcaacttttcgtcgtttgactccatttttcacttgattaccatcataaatcctcatttgtttattgaactcctgtgagacattaaagtcatgattagagccaatttttgcattatttgaacatttacaatagtaaaccatccttaagttgagctaaaacataggctatattaaacaatttagcctattatcaacaccccacacttagcttattgctagtcctcgagcaatccactatattctttttagagaattcttcactcaaccatttcccctcacgcattacacctagaacatTGTACATACTTAACacctagcagtgaacaatcctagccttaAAGTTGTCTCTCAAGTGCTATGCAATATTCAAACTTCCTCAACTTACTCTTCACAGAAGTCAAGATTTGCTTTTCTGTCACAAGTCATATGCCCTCACCATCATGCCAACAAGAAATATTTGGTAATTACTCCGCACATTCAAGTCATATACTTATAATAATCAATTAAAGCACTCACTCTCACAAtagaagtcacatgcatgcaatgggtaccataagcttgcccgtaatataaatctctactaatTTAGGCTAGCTCGactcaaaatcaattaggactttttcatggttgtaatgtgggctaagggacgggtaggatgtatttaggaatagtgactcaacccctaagcactttaacacatcacacgagcaattttcagcataaattcttcaacccacttctcatttatacacaatatcatcccacaaatacgctcttcttctttaagcactctattaattctttcccactagctagagcaaaacacaatgtaattatctcttttttttcttgtcactccatttctgctagtggtgtattcgtttacaacataagtgcacctttcatccttttattggttccactcaaaagtcaccccacacttatttccttcttacttctattagcgctcttctcacaattaaagtgctttaagaggtaaaaggatcaaaacaatgtcaattaagaacaaaagggtataggcttgtaatgcgggcgccaaacaaaaagtctgaaggctcaaaatggttaactagggacaaattttatttgtaataagcaattaagctcaaaaaggtcaaagaaagcctaacatcatttttcaaaccgagcatcacctcaaatttcgcttcaactcacatactgGGCAAGTTCGAGACataagtacaatacatggactacacaaataatcaccacacatggcatatgactcattccagatcagctcatcaagacactccattacgagcattcaattcagtacaacatacaaattaaggcactttcagtgagattcaacaattaggactaagcgttacactctagggtctaatgtgttcaggtgtgtcaacgctatgggttcacttttctatagcttataactccttattttagtctacaaaaaaaatataaaacaaaaattaaaaactacctatgcccggttcaagataaactcttggaaaagaaccgcggcttaaagaaaaaccaaggggaatttctacactacctaagaaaaaatatataaaaaaatctttttgttgttttctctagactcacttccctcaagaaaattcgtCTAAAAGATCCGTCGTAGGGAAAAGTCTAATTTTTCAAAACTTGCGGACTGTTTTGCTACCAAAATatacaattcctcgtgggaacgatactttacttactactatattacttgtcgatcgcatacacttgcgtgagtgttttggttgcaacaagtttttggcgccgttgccggggacttggAAATTAACTATTCTTCTAGATTAGACATTGAAttgtttttatttattcattttttattttttttgttttagtttagttaatattttttatttattttaacatggAATCTTGGAATGAAAGTTATTCGAATGATGGTTATTCTTATTTTgatgatccttgtccatattgtggaaGACCGCACTGGTGGAAAAATTGTCAGAATGTTCCCGGAAATGAGTTGTTCGCACAATCTCAACcctttgagtggaatatttgtaatatgtGTAGTGGTCAAGATGGCCActgggatggttgtcctaattcttttCATCCTTCTCTGAGCCCTTATTACGATCATTCTAATAATGTTTGTGAGTTTGATAGGGGCAATGAAGTACAAGATATGGAACCTGATGCATATATTGGGGATATTTTAAAGCAAGTAGCAGAGTAACAGGATAAATtcaaaaaagatatgaaaagaatgaGGGAAACAATCACAAGAATGAAGGCCAATATAGAAGAATTGAATGAAGATAGTGAGTACCAGCaagaggaaaattttgaaaaagaggaGATTTTGAGTCAAACCTGGCTGGTGGAACAAGCTGAAAGATTGGAGATATATGAGGCTCAACGTGAGAAAATTACAGATGGGATACAAGGCCTAATAGAAGGAAGAGCTAAAATAGGACAAGAGATCGAAAAATTTGGCACTGTTATTCATGACTTGGGAGCTCAATTGATTGCAAAGGTTGATGCGTCTAACGCCCAACAATTTAATGATGAGTTGTATGAagctaaaaaaaatcttctaaaCCAAATAGAGGAGCTAAAACAAGAATACCAATCATTAGATCATATTTTTCTTGAGGATGTCCATGTTAAGAAGAGTGCTCTAGAGCCATGTGAAGAAGTAGATAATGTTATATTTGAAGACTCTAGTGTGTGTACATATGAGGATGTAATTAGTGATACAATTCTAGAGTTGGGGCGTACTACTCCTCATTCCatacatttttcaacattgtgtttggatgatgacatGAAAATCGAGTCATCTGAGCCTTTGGGGGAACCAATGTACGAGGACCTGGGTGCTTATATTCTGGAATTTATCATGTCAGAAAGACATAATTACATACCTCATTTGAAAGCCAAAAAGTGTAGAACACGATATTGGTTGCTCGACCATGTTAAATTTGTCTCACCACCCCTAGAGCATAGCAAAAAGCTTGAAGCCAAATTGGGGGCTCAATTTATAAGTTCaaagtggaggcaaaaagtggttcacgtcgtgccgcgatgttaaattaggcgcttgttaggaggcaacccagctttactgctttattttatttttatttatttttgtttattttagtttTCTACCTTTGTAGCATTTGTTGTAGGATTATGAGCATAGAAGAAAAACCACTGAAAGGGGTGCAAATGCGAGCCAGCTGGTTGGAactagtgtgaggtacccgcacaaaggaccatccttgggagaagtctgagtaccccgtgAGCTGCCAGTGCTTCGGTCTTTGGCCTTTCAGGGAGTTTCTTGtccacccttgttattttttgcttttatttgtgcattggggacattgcactcttttaagtgtggggtgggagaattCCTTTGGATAATTAGCTTTTTAgtattttagcttcttatttcttttcttcgtagttgtgtagtattttagaagattaattttttttatgtgaaataaaaaaaaatggtagAAAAATTAGACTTTTCCCTACGACGGATCTTTTAGAtgaattttcttgagggaagtgagtctagagaaaataacaaaaagattttttttatatattttttcttaggtagtgtagaaattcccccttggtttttctttaagctgcggttcttttccaagagtttatcttgaaccgggcataggtagtttttaatttttgtttttatatttttttttgtagactaaaataaggagttataagctatagaaaagtgaacccatagcgttgacacacctgaacacattagaccctagagtgtaacgcttagtcctaattgttgaatctcactgaaagtgccttaatttgtacgtttgtactgaattgaatgctcgtaatggagtgtcttgatgaactgatctggaatgagtcatatgccatgtgtgttgagtatttgtgtagtccatgtattgtacttgtgtctagaacttgcccagtatgtgagttgaagcgaaatttgaggtgatgctcggtttgaaaaatgatgttaaactttctttgacctttttgagcttaattgcttattacaaataaaatttgtccctagttaaccatTTTGAGCCTTCAGACTTTTTGTTTGGCGCCCGggttacaagcctatacccttttgttcttaattgacattgttttgattcttttacctcttaaagcactttaattgtgagaaaaatgctaaaagaagtaagaaggaaataagtgtggggtgacttttgagtggaaccaataaaagaataaaaggtgcacttatgttgtaaacgaatacaccactagcagaaattgagtgacaagaaaaaaaagataattacattgtgttttgctctagctagtgggaatgaattaatagagtgcttaaagaagaagggcgtatttgtgggatgatattgtgtataaatgagaagtgggttgaagaatttatgctgaaaattgctcgtgtgatgtgttaaagtgcttaggggttgagtcactattcctaaatacatcctacccgtcccttagcctacattacaaccatgaaaaagtcctaatcgATTATGAGTCGAGCTAGCCTAAattagtagagatttatattacgggcaagcttatggtacccattgcatgcatgtgacttctaTTGTGAGAGTGAGTGCTTTAATTGATTATTATAAGTATATTACTTGAATATGCGGAGTAATTACCAAATATTTCTTGTTGGCATGATGGTGAGGGCATATGACTTGTGACAGAAAAGCAAATCTTGACTTCTGTGAAGAGTAAGTTGAGGAAGTTTGAATATTGCATAGCACTTGAGAGACAACTTtaaggctaggattgttcactgctaggtGTTAAGTATGTACAatgttctaggtgtaatgcgtgaggggaaatggttgagcgaagaattctctaaaaagaatatagtggattgctcgaggattagcaataagctaagtgtggggtgttgataataggctaaattgtttaatatagtctatgttttagctcaacttaaggatgatttactattgtaaatgttcaaataatgcaaaaattggctctaatcatgactttaatgtctcacaggagttcaataaacaaatgaggatttatgatggtaatcaagtgaaaaatggagtcaaatgacgaaaagttgagcaacaacatcttaacaagagaaaaccccactagcgcgggtcatgcgctggtcatgcgctcccgcgctagttcagtgatttggacagaaagaaactcGATATGCGCGGGAtgtgcgctggtcatgcgctcccgcgctagtccagtccgggaaatcaattatttgggggcaaaatgggaaatctgagaggatccactcaacttacataaagtaaagctccattattgagataggagatcagattttgagggagaaaaagccatagaagaaggaagagcttcatcttggagctaagaaaggagaagaggaacaacatcttggagcaaggattaaaagagttcttctaaactttcttctatttgtttgtttatattatgtttaaaacttttattgttgatttttttatgattatgagtagcgtattcttgggtcatggatgttagataattatgttatttgaagcttagattgaagatattgaatttatcattatgggttgtttatttgattctgctgttaattattttactgcgtagctaacagtaaaatactatttacgaatcttgagttaaacttgaaaaaggaaattcttggttgcatatagaatcaaatacaACAAGTTTTGACtctcgggcatcgggtgaagaatttCTACCAACAGTCTGCattgatcaacttatcgactgatgtagactcaaataATTATCAATTcgagctaaattatcacaaaatatataaagaaccaatttacaatttacttagtaattaaacaataattcaatacaaaattactacaccaattacacaatattttgataacaatttgggtaaagatattccagggtcatggacttgctagagatcatgctactattttagcttaagattgatttattgaattatccgggttattgattatagggttaataatattcataagaatctttcgagttcttatgcatctattcaagttaaactaatacctatatgtctatggtattaatattagcaagaatgcatttacaactcctatttttcaaccaaacaaggcaattaagtatatgtctatcttaattgcaaattcttcacccgatgcccgagattcaaaacttgttctatttgattctatatgcaaccaagaattttctttgtcaagtttaattcaagattcgtaaataatatttcactgttagctacgcagtaaaataattaaaagcagaatcaaataaacaacccataacgatagattcaagatcttcaatctaagcttcaaacaacaagatcatctaacacccatgacccaagaatactagagtttttagctactcataatcatacaaaaatcaacaataaaagttttaaacataatataaacaaacaaatagaagaaagtttagaagaactctttgaatccttgctccaagatgttgttcttcttctcctttcttcgctccaagatgaagctcctccttcttctatggctttttCTCACTCAAAATATGATCTCCTAtctcaataatggagctttactttatgtaagttgagtggatcctctcagatttcccattttgcccccaaataattgatttcccggactggactagcgcgggagcgcatgaccagcgtaCATCCCGCGCATATCgagtttctttctgtccaaatcactgaactagcgcgggagcgcatgaccagtgcatgaccagcgcatgaccaacgctagtggggttttctcttgttaagatgttgctgctcaacttttcgtcatttgactccatttttcacttgattaccatcataattcctcatttgtttattgaactcctgtgtgacattaaagtcatgattagagccaatttttgcattatttgaacatttacaatagtaaatcatccttaagttgagctaaaacataggctatattaaacaatttagcctattatcagtgatgattgactctggaattccgaaccgacaaacaatacggtcgcggacgaaatctgctaccaccttcttggtaacttctttgtatgatgttgcttcaacccataTAGTAAAACAATCAATTGCtaccaagatgaacctgtgcTCGTTTGACGCGGTAGGCTCGATTGGACCGATAACATTCATttcccaagcggcgaacggccatggtgagcttgttgcattaagctcgtttggaggcacttttatcatatctgcatgtatctgacagcgatggcactttcggacatactggatgcagtctgtttccatagtcatctggaaatatcctgctcggagtatcttttttgctaaaacaaaaccattcatgtgcggtccgcaggtcCCTGAATGTACTTCCTTCAATAACTTGGTTTCTTcccttgcatcgacacaccttagtaaacccaaatcaggagtcctcctgtacaggattcctccgctgtggaagaaattATTGGATAGTCTCTGATGCGTGTGTTTCTGGGTAGCATTGGCAAActctggatattctcctgtggtcaaatactctttgatgtcgtggaaccatggtttcccatcggcttcttcctcaacatgagcacaataagctggttggtcatgaatattgacctggatggggtcaatgaaatttgtatctggatgctgaatcatagatgacaaagtggcaagtgcatcagcaaactcattctgtaccctaggaacatgctggaattccgtctttctgaacctctttctcaattcctgtatgtgatgcagataagggagtatcttgggattcttggttgcccattcttctcgaaccttatgtatgagtaggtccgagtctccgattactagtaactcctgaatgttcatatcaatggccagtttaatccctagaatgcaggcttcatattcggccatgttgttggtgcatgggaaccttAGCTTGTCAGATAccgggtaatgctgaccggtttttgataccaggattgctcctatgccaactcctttgaaatttgcagctccgtcgaaaaacaacctccaaccatcataggattctgcaatatcttctcctatgaaagatacctcttcatcgggaaaatacgtttttaggggctcgtattctccgtctatgGGATTCTCGgtgagatggtccgccaaggcttgccctttgattgctttttgggttacgtaaacaatgtcgaattcacttagcaggatctgccacttggcgagcttgccagtggggatgggcttctggaagatatactttagagggtccattctggatatgagataagtagtgtaagcacataagtaatgcctcaacttctgcgcgacccaagtcagagcataaCAAGTGCATtttaaaagagaataccgggcctcatacggtgtgaacttcttactgagatagtagatggcttgctcctttctcct
Proteins encoded:
- the LOC138868424 gene encoding uncharacterized protein — its product is MVYGTEAVIPAEVEIPSLRIIQEAELDDVEWVKGHYEQLALIDGKRMNAVFHSQLYQNRMSRAFNKRVKPRKFTLGQLVLKKIFPYQDEAKGKFSPNWQGPYMVHRVLTVGALILVEMDGEVWPKPISSDAWN